The following is a genomic window from Bordetella sp. H567.
GATCGGCGATGCGGACCACGCCGGCGCCAGCATCCTGGGCGACGTCGCCGTGGGCACGGCAGGCACTCTGCGCGGGCACGGCACGATTGCAGGCAGCGTTACCAACGACGGCGTCGTGCGCCCGGGCGGCTCCATCGGCACGCTCACCATCGCGGGCGACTACACGCAGTCGTCCTCCGGCACGCTGTTCGTCGACGTCAGCCCCACGGCGGCCTCACAGCTGAAGGTGGGCGGCACGGCGACGCTGGGGGGCGCCTTGAACGTGCTGTACGGCCCCGGCACGTATAGCGCAGCGTCGTTCCGCATCATCGATGCGTCCAGCGTCAGCGGCAGATTCGCCAGTGTCACCAGCAATGCCCCTGCCAACCTGGCACAGAGCGTACAGAACCTGGCCGACGGTAGCACCCTGACCCTGGCCGCCACCCCGGGCGGCAGCGGCACGGATAATGGCGGCGCGGGCAATACCGGCACAGGGAATAGCGGCACGGGTAGCAGCGGAAATGGCGGCGGCGTGGGCACGGTCGTCATCGCACCGACCAATGCCACGATTTTCGGCGCCACCGCTTCGGCGGCCATACGTGAAGGGCAGCGCGTGAACGACACGCTGCTGTCGCGCCTGGGACTATCCTGCGCCGACGCGGCGTCCGCCGCCGATTGCGCGCGTCCCGGCCGCCAGGCATGGGCGCAGATCGTGTCCAACACCGCGCACGTGCACGGCAACGATGACACGCCCAGCTACAAGGACAGCCACTATGGATTCCTGGCCGGGCTGGACAAGCAGGTCGGGGCCTGGACCGTTGGAGTAGCCGGCGGCTATAGCCACGTCGACGTTTCGGAGGACGAGGCCAGCGGCAAGATCGACACCGTGCGCATCGCCGGCTACGGCAGCCGCCGCCTGGGCCCGGTGGACGTGGCCGCCACCCTGGGTGCGGCGTACGACTTCCTGCAATCGCAGCGCTCGTTCGCCGGCCTGGGCAGCGCCAAGGGCGACACCGACGGCCAGGAGATCACGGCCGGGCTGCAGGCCAGCCTGCCGCTGGCAACCGGACCGGTAACGGTCACGCCGCGCGTGGGTGTGCGCTATCAGTACTTTCACGCCAACCGCTTCGGCGAGACGGGGCCGACCAGCCAGAACCTGGACGTCGGTTCGCAGGACTTCAACAGCCTGCAACCGTATGCGCAGGTAGCGGTGGGCCTGCCGTTCAGCACCGGCGCGGCGCGGCCCGCGCTGGTCGAGGCGCGCGTGGGCTATGCCTACGAGACGCTGGATGCCGGCCGCAATGTGGCGGCCGCGGCCGGCGACGGCACGCGCTTCACGCTGCCCGGCGTATCGCCCTCGCGCGGCATGCTGACCGCGGGCCTGGGCTTGACGCTGCCCATCGGCAAGGCGGTCGATATCACCGCGAGTTACGACCGCCTATTCGACACCGGCAACGTCTCCGCGCAGGCCTTCCTGCTGCAGGGAAGCTACAGATTCTGAGCGACTTACGGAAGAGAGCGTGGAGAGTTATCAATGTAGCCGGATGTCCGCGGCCCTGATGATGGCTCCCCACCGCATATCTTCTTCCTGGATGAATCGCGCGTAATCCGCTGGCGTGGATCCGAGCGCTTTCGCGCTCCTTGCCATCAACTGCGATTGCATGTCGTCCGACACCAAGGCCAGCCGAATTGCATTGTTCAATCGCTCGACGATAGCCGCGGGCGTGCTCTTGGGCGCAAGCACGCCCTGCCAAGCCGTAACCTCGAAACCAGGCACACCCAAGCCACCGTCGGCACGTCGTCCAAGGCCGCGATCCGCTCCTTCGCGGTCACGGCCAGCAACGAACTCCACGATGGCCCCGTTTATATACAATCAGGCAATCTTCCCAACCTGGATGGATTGACCAGATGAGCCTGTCTCGCATCGCAGTTGTCGCTTGCGCCGCCCTGCTGGCCTGCTCATCTCCCGCCCACGCCGAGGATGAAGTGAAGGGTTTCTTCGGTGAGCTGTTCAACCGCGGCAAGCCCATGGAGCTCAAGCTGACGCAGCGCAAGGATGGCATGGCACTGCAAATCAATTCGATACAGGCCAAGCCCTCCGAGACAGTCGTCGGCTTTCTGGCGAGCAATCGCGGCAATCACGAGATTCATTTGAACGAGGCCGCGGTCAACGGCCAGAAGACCTATCTTGTCGTCGAAGGCGAACGCTACTATCTGGTCCCGCCGAAGGACAACAACACGCTCGTCCTCAAGGCCGGCGAGACGATAAAGGGCACGCTGGTATTCCGGGGCGAAGTTCCCGATGTAAAGACCGTGCAGCTGCTTTTCAATGAAGGTAAAGGAGGCGTACCGCCGGAATACTTTCCGGGGTTTACCTTCGACATTCCCATGACTGCCGCCGCTTATGGCGACGATGGCTCAAAAAAAAAGTAACTGAGATCACTCGCCTTGGGCTGCAGACGGAACCGTCGCGAATCGAGCAGGTTGGCAGCCAGAAAGGCCAGTCGCAGCCGGAGGTCGTCGGTAACACTGGGAGCTCCAGCACCGCCAGCCGGATCGGCACGTTGCAAAGCGAACTCAGCGCGGTACAGGTCGACCGTGGAACGCTAGTCTCCCTGCCTGGCGACGTGTTGTTCGATTTTGACAAGGCAACGATACGTGCCAGCGCACAAGCCACGCTGGACAAGCTGGCCGAGCTGATCAAATTGCGCCAGCCGGCCTCGGTCATCATCGAGGGGCACACCGACAGCAAGGGCGACGACGCGTATAACCAACGCCTGTCCGAGGCACGTGCCGCCAGCGTGCGGGCCTACTTGAGCCAGCATGGCGCCGGCAACACGCCCATGTCCGTCGCGGGCTTCGGCGAGCGCAAGCCCGTTGTCCCCAACGAAAAACCCGACGGCAGCGACGACCCGGATGGGCGCCAGCGCAATCGGCGTGTCGAGGTGGTGCTGCGCCAGTCTTGAGTCGCTATCGCAGCGATTCCGCATAACCGATTGGCGCAAAAGCTGGCGACGAATTCGCGGCCCGCGACGACGCAAGCACAACCCCCAAATGGCACAGCTATTTCGAGATGGCATTCTTTTCCGGCCTGCGGCCGTCTTACCCGATCCTGGCCTAACGTGGATTTCCAGCGCCAGCAACCTCGGATCGATGCCGCGCGGGTGCGGTTCATCGACAAGGATACGAAAGACGCGCCAGGCGCGCGATATCGATCTCCAGACGTGCGCCATGCAGGCGCGCGCCCGGCAGAAACAACACACCTTTGTGGCCGGTGGCGACGTGTTCATCAACCCAGACACCGGGGCGCGTTCGTCGACACCGCAGCGGGGGTACAAGTGATATGGCGTCCAACGGTGAAGGCGCCGGGCATCCGCGATCGCGACGCACGGCAGACACGGCACACCTTCGCAACGCCATGCTTGTGGCCGGCATGAATCCCGCACCTGTGTCCCGGCAGATGGGACACAAGAACGCAAAGATGTTCTTTGAGGTCTATTCGCAGTGGATCGACGGCGCGGCGAACGATCTGGAGAAAGAAGATGGACCGGCTATTCCAGCGCCACGGTGCGCTCCATCGCGCAGCGTTCTAACATCATGGCGCCGTGGGCTGCGTACTTTTGATTACTGTACTTAATTTGCAGGACTCGAAAACTTTCGAGTTTCCATCGCGCCCGCAATCATAGGCGTACATAGTCCGTAGCAGCCAAATCTTTTGCCAGAGTGGATCATCGTGCTGGCGCGTGTCAACTACTAGGCCGAGTTGCGTCGCTTCCACCGAGTCCAGGACTGAGCCATGGCTGTGAAAATGGTCCCGTGATGCGAGCTTGTTGACGACGGCCTCGATTTCCGCTGGTGGCCTGCCTTGCATCATCCCGGTGGTGAGTAGCTGTTTGGCGAGCTTTCTAGTCTGATCCAACGCGGTACGAGCGACCTGTATTTGGATCGGATTCATCGTCTGAGGCGGCGCCTTTAAGATGAAGTCCGCAGGTATGCCGCCCACGGCCGGGTCAATAGGACCCAACTCGGAAGTCGGTCCCATCATCACAGTTTGGCCGCACATAGCGATCACAGTGCCGTTGCTCTTGGCCTTGCGGGGAATGATGACGCGAAGATCCGGGGCCATCGCGCGCAGAATCGAACAGACCTTTTCGGTGGCGTCGGTAAAGCCGCCGTTGGTTTCGAGCAGCAGATCGAGGCCAGCATTTCTCCGGTCCGACAGCAACTCGACCAGACAAGCATCGTCTGCCGGGTCAATCTGAGCTGCCGACCTGTCGCAATCAGTGAAATAAACGACTAAATCGCGCTTAGTTTCGTCCTCGATATCCCGGATTAGTTGTTGCCGCAAATAGCGGTCTTTATGAGTAACCCAGAACAGAGGTGATTGCGTTGGAAGGTCTTTAGTACGCGGGAAAGTATCCGACATTGCCCGATTTCGCCGATTGTTCGTTGTTCTTAGGGGCGGCGGGCTCGGCCAACACTTTATGACTCGCGTCCAAGATTCGCTGCACAGGGTCGACCGCCCGTTTCACCGCGACCTCGTCTTTCACCACTACTTGCCGGCTCTGCGAACCCATGAGGTCGCTAGGGGTCCGTTCCAGACCGCCGACAGACAGCCAGGAGTATTGC
Proteins encoded in this region:
- a CDS encoding tripartite tricarboxylate transporter substrate-binding protein, yielding MEFVAGRDREGADRGLGRRADGGLGVPGFEVTAWQGVLAPKSTPAAIVERLNNAIRLALVSDDMQSQLMARSAKALGSTPADYARFIQEEDMRWGAIIRAADIRLH
- a CDS encoding OmpA family protein; the encoded protein is MQSELSAVQVDRGTLVSLPGDVLFDFDKATIRASAQATLDKLAELIKLRQPASVIIEGHTDSKGDDAYNQRLSEARAASVRAYLSQHGAGNTPMSVAGFGERKPVVPNEKPDGSDDPDGRQRNRRVEVVLRQS
- a CDS encoding SDH family Clp fold serine proteinase, which codes for MSDTFPRTKDLPTQSPLFWVTHKDRYLRQQLIRDIEDETKRDLVVYFTDCDRSAAQIDPADDACLVELLSDRRNAGLDLLLETNGGFTDATEKVCSILRAMAPDLRVIIPRKAKSNGTVIAMCGQTVMMGPTSELGPIDPAVGGIPADFILKAPPQTMNPIQIQVARTALDQTRKLAKQLLTTGMMQGRPPAEIEAVVNKLASRDHFHSHGSVLDSVEATQLGLVVDTRQHDDPLWQKIWLLRTMYAYDCGRDGNSKVFESCKLSTVIKSTQPTAP
- a CDS encoding autotransporter family protein — translated: MFGGAAGTVTVDASQGAINVSGMQFSTDGYRVTGAPIGLTASASASAIEVDNNVNATIDSVLQGSGGLTKTGNGMLILNGVNTYTGGTTVDAGTLEIGDADHAGASILGDVAVGTAGTLRGHGTIAGSVTNDGVVRPGGSIGTLTIAGDYTQSSSGTLFVDVSPTAASQLKVGGTATLGGALNVLYGPGTYSAASFRIIDASSVSGRFASVTSNAPANLAQSVQNLADGSTLTLAATPGGSGTDNGGAGNTGTGNSGTGSSGNGGGVGTVVIAPTNATIFGATASAAIREGQRVNDTLLSRLGLSCADAASAADCARPGRQAWAQIVSNTAHVHGNDDTPSYKDSHYGFLAGLDKQVGAWTVGVAGGYSHVDVSEDEASGKIDTVRIAGYGSRRLGPVDVAATLGAAYDFLQSQRSFAGLGSAKGDTDGQEITAGLQASLPLATGPVTVTPRVGVRYQYFHANRFGETGPTSQNLDVGSQDFNSLQPYAQVAVGLPFSTGAARPALVEARVGYAYETLDAGRNVAAAAGDGTRFTLPGVSPSRGMLTAGLGLTLPIGKAVDITASYDRLFDTGNVSAQAFLLQGSYRF